TCGGCCAGTTCAAGGCACTGCTGGGGCTGGATACGCTGCTCATCGGCTTTGGCCTCGATGACGACCGCATCCATTCGCCCAATGAGAAATATGACCTGACCTCCTTCCACAAGGGCATCCGCAGCTGGGCGCGCATCCTGCCCGCTCTTGCCTGACCGGCTGAGGCGGCAGCGCCGGACCCTCGCCGTTCCGGGGCTGTCATCAAGGTGCGCGCAATCGTGCCCATGGTGGGCGCGCAGGCGCGCCCTCTTTCCCGGCCGGCTTCTTTCTGGCAGTCAGGCGCCGCGCACTTCGGGGGATCCGCATGCACGTCCAAGGGGCCGAAGGTTTGTTGGCCGAGGGTTTGCTGGAGGCCTGGCTCTTCGACGGGAAGGGCGGCGGCAGGATCGTGGCCAGCGGCGAAGTGCTGGAGGAGCCACTGCCGCAGAACGGCTTCCTGTGGCTGCATTTCCGTGCGCTGCCCCGGCGCCGGCAGGATTGGCTGCGAGAGCGCAGCCGCATCGACCCGCTCATCATCGATTCCATGCTGGACGACGAAAGCCGGCCCCACTGCGCCATGCACGCCGATGGCGCCTATCTGGTGCTGCGGGCGGTGAATTTGCATCGGAACGCCTTGCCGGAGGAACTCCAGGGCGTCCATTTCTGGGTGGAGGAGCGGCGCATCGTGACGCTCCAGCACGAGCCGGTCTCGGCCATCGCCGACTTCATCGACGCGCTGCGGCGGGGCCGGTGCCCGCGCACGCAAGGGGAGATGGTGGCGGATCTGGCCATGCGGCTGGTGGAGCGGCTGGATTCGGTGGTGGCCGCGCTCATGGACCAGGCGGACGAATTGGAGGACGAGGTGGCCGGCGGGCAGGCGTCCGACATCATGCCCCGCCAAGCCATCCTGCGGCGGGTCTCCATCAAGCTGCGCCGCCACATCGCGCCCCAGCGGGAGGCTCTGACCCATTTCTCGCTGGAGGACGATCCGTGGATCGGCCCCAAGGACCGCAACCGGCTGCGGGACGCGGCGGACCGGGTGACGCGCTTCACCGAAGAGCTGGATTCCATCCGCGAGCGGGCCTCCCTCATTCGCGACCAGTTGGTGGACCGGCGGGCCGAGCAGATGAACCAGTCCATGTTGGTGCTGGCGGTGGTGACCGTGGTGTTCGCCCCGCTCACCTTCGTGTCCGGCCTGTTCGGCATGAATGTGGGGGGTATACCGGGGGAAGAGAATCCCGAATCCTTCTGGATCATCTCCTTCCTGCTGATCGCCTTCGCCCTCGGCTTGGCCTGGGTGTTCCGGCGGATGAAGCTGTTCTGAGCCGGCGCGCACGGTTCGCCGCGGCGCGGTCCCCGCCAAACAGGGCCGGATGGCCTTTCTTCAAGTTCGCGCGCAGACTTAGGAGTGTGGCGCAGTATTTTGGAATTTAAAGTAAAATCGCCCCATCGGGCGTGCCGCTTGGGGGCGCGAATGCTCTGCGCCCGGCACAAAAAAGCGTCGCCGCAGCGGTTCGCTGTCGGCGACGCGGGGTCCTCCTTCGTTCCGGCTTACTGCCCGGAGGCGAACACCGAGGGGAAGCTGCGGCCGCGCACGTCATAGACCCGCGCGAACACCACGCCGTCCCGCTCCACCTTCACGATCACCGGCGCCTGCACCTTGGCGCAGTAGAATTCGTCGAGCATCAGCGCGAAGTCGGCATTGTGGGTGTCGTAGGTGGTTTCGTAGCGCGGGCCGAGTTCCGCTGCAGCCGCCCGGTGCGGACCGCACACCGCCACACGGAACTTGCGGCCTTGTGGCAGCGAGCGGCGGTGCTCCTCCACATATTCATCCAGCTCGGCGGTGGCCTGCTTGAAGGCAAGGCCCCAGTAATCCAGCATGAACATGGGTTCGGCCCCGCGCACGCCGCCCACGATGTGGTTGTAATAGGTGTATTGGAGCGGGTGGAGCTGGGCAAATTCGTTCGCCGGCAGCAGGATGCCCAGGGCGAAGATGCCGGCAAAGGCTGCCCGCGCGGTCTCTCCGTGCCGCACGGCCCAGGACCAGGCCCAGTTGCCCGCGAGGCCGCCCAGCAGCGCCAAAGCCGGGGTGACGAAGACGAAATGGCGGATGCCGTTATACATCACCGGCCGCGTCACCACCGTGAGCAGGATCGGGAACAGCGCGGCGGTGAGCACCAGCATCAGCTGGGCCCGGCGGTTGGGGGAGGCCTTGCCGAACAGGCTCGCCACCAGGGCGCCGCCCATGCCCGCCACGGCGAGGGCCAGGAAGAATTCCGGCATCTGCACCGCGAACAGGGTCGGCACATAGGTGCGCGGCATGTCCGGTACCAGGACCGGGCGGCCCTCATAGAGTTCGCGCCAGGGCACTTCCCAGAAATGGGAATAATAGGTCAGCGCGTGGATGGGGTTCAGCGGCTCGATCACCGACCAGGGCCAGGCGAGGCCCATGATGAGATAGGCCATGGGCAGGCCGAGGGCGAGCAGGCCGATGAAGGTGGCCATGCGGCCGGCGGCGGCCTTCAGGCCGAGCCGGCGCCATTCCACCAGCAGGAGCAGGGCCAGAGCGGCGGTCAGATAGACCACCGAGATGGCGCCGAGCACGCGGGTGCCGATGGTGAAGCCGAGCGCCACCGCGAAGATCGCGACCGTACGCCAGGTGGGCCGGGGAAATTCGTCGAGCGCCCGCACCAGCGAATAGACCAGAGCGGCCACGGCCACAGCGAAGGGGGCGTCCTTCGCATTCATGAACATGTGCCCGTAATAAAGCGGGCAGATGGCCAGCAGGCACAGCGCCATGAGGCCGCAGACCGGGCCGCCGAGGCGACGGCCGGTGCGCCAGACGATGACCATGCCGAGAATGCCGACCATGCCGCCAAGCAGCCGGCGCAGGTCGAAAATATCGATCGGCAGGTGCTTGCCCAGCCATGCGGCGACCAGATCGAAGCTGCCGCCGTAATAATAGAGGTTCACGAACGAGAACACGCGCTGCGACGTCAGGCCCGACGCGAAGTAGCGCAGCAGCAGGTCGCCATATTGCGAGTGCGTGAAGTCGTCCCAGCCCAGGCCGTAATCGTGGTAGGTCCAAAGGCCGATGAGGGAGACGGCGACGATCAGGAGCAGCGCGAGACGGTCTGCGAAGGCGCGCGGCAGACGGTCGGAAAGCAGGATACGCATCGTGTTACGGCCCAACTCGAACGCGTTGCATCAGCCCCCGAAAGATGACCAGCGCGGGGCGACAGGGGCGCTGATCCCGCTCACATGATTGTGAGCGGCACATCTTGCCCGGAAGACCTTTGGATGCAAGAAATTTATGCATTGCAATGCAGCAGCCCCGGTGCACCTGCGTGCAATGCCCCAGAAGATTGTATTTTGCCGCCTATTCCTTGTGCGGAACTTGCGGCGCACGCCGGGCTTGCTGCGTGCCACCCTGGTATCGAAAATAAAAAAGCCGAGAGCGCGGCGCGCTCCCGGCCTGATCAGGACCCTTTGAGGGCAGGACCCGGACAAGGTCCGTGAGACAGGTCAGCCCGCCTTGGAATACAGCTCGGCCACATAGTCCCAATTGACCAGGTGGTCCACGAAGGCCTTCACATAATCGGGGCGGCGGTTGCGGTAGTCGATATAATAGGAGTGCTCCCACACATCGACGCCCAGCAGCGGCACGCCGCCATGCACCAGCGGGTTCTCGCCGTTCGGGGTCTTGGTCACGGACAGCTTGCCGTCCTTGAGGGTGAGCCAGGCCCAGCCGGAGCCGAACTGGCCGACGCCGGCCGCCACGAACTCCTCCTTGAACTTCTCCACCGAGCCGATGTCCTCGATGATCTTCTTTTCGAGCTCACCGGGGATGGCGCCGCCGCCATTCGGCTTCATCCAGTTCCAGAAGTGCAGGTGGTTGTAGTGCTGGCCGGCATTGTTGAAGAGGCCGGCATTCTTCCCGTAGGAGCCCTTGACGATCTCCTCGAGGGATTTTCCCTCAAATTCAGTTCCCTTTAGGAGGTTGTTACCGTTATTGACATACGCAAGATGATGCTTGTCGTGATGATATTCGAGCGTCTCGCGGGACATGTAGGGGGCGAGCGCGTCGTAGGAGTAGGGCAGTTCGGGAAGCGTGAAAGACATGGGGCGTCTCCGCAATCGATCCGGTAGGGTTCGGCGACGTCCCCCCGGTGACCGAGGATGGAGGGTCGCCCGAACTGCGATCTAGATAGGGCGGGCTGGGAGATCGGACAACAGCGGCGACGCCGATTTCTTGCCTGGACCGCAATTTGCTTTGGACGATCGTGCCGCGCGGTTCGTGCTTGGAGTGATCATATGTGGCGGTTAGTGGGTGCTATCGGTTTTCTCCTGGCGCTGGTCGGCCTCGTCGTGTCGGTGCTCGGTATGGCGATCTTCGTGTCCAATTTCGGCAATGCGCTGATCGCGGCGGGTGCCGCGGTCCTGTCGGGCGGCATCGTGCTGGTGGGCATTTCCGCCGTCCTGAAGGAATTGGCGGGCCTTGCCGCCCGTCTCGACCAGGCCGCCCCCGCCGGCGCAGTCTCCGCCGCGGCGGCAGCCGCGCCGGCCTTTACGCCGGCCTCGACGCCCGCCTTCCAGCCCGCGCTGGAGGATGAGGAGGAGGACGAGGCTGAGACCTATGCGCCCCCGCCGCCGCCCCCGGCCCCCATGCGCCAGGCGCCCGCCGCGGAGAGCACCGGCCGCCCCACCTTGCCGCCCTTCGTGCGGTCACGCCCGTCCGAGCCCCCGGCCGAGCCGGCGCCCCCCGCCGATGCCCGTCGCGGCCGCATTCTCGGCCGCCTGACGGAAGGCGAGACGTTGGCCTCGCGCTTGCGCCTGCCTGCCGAGCCGCCGGCCGACCTGCCCCCGCCGGAGCCCGCTCCCGCGCCCATTTCCGCGCCCATGTCCCTGGAGCGGACCGAGCGGACTGAGCGTCCCGAGCCGCGGCCGGAGCCGCGCACCGAGCTGCGCCAGCCGCCCGTGCCCCGGCCGTTCGCGCCCCCGCCGGCCCCGCCCGCGCCCCCGGCTCCCCCGCCTGCCCCGGTGCGCCGCGCCGAGCCGCCGCGTCCGCCGGAAGTGGCCGAGCCCACTATCCTGAAGTCGGGCATCGTGGGCGGCATGGCCTATACGCTCTATTCGGACGGCTCCATCCAGGCCGAGCTTCCCGATGGCGTGTTGCGCTTTGCTTCGCTGCAGGAGCTGCGCGACCACGTCGCCCGCGCCAACCAGCCGCGCTGAGCGACCGGACGCAAAAAAAAGGGGGCGGTCCCGCCGGGACCGCCCCCTTTCTTTTTGGGGTTGTCCGCCGGGTTCAGGCGGCCTGGCTACCGACCCCCAGCCGCATCAGGCGCCGGCGCAGCGGACCCACGCGATCGAGAAGGTAAAGACCGAGCCCCCGCAGGCCCTGCACCGGCACGAGGTCGGACAGGAGCGAGCGGTTGAGCAGGTCCACCGCCCGCATGCGCCCCTCAATGTCCAGCCGCCGTTCCCGCTCATAGCCGGCCAGCAGGTCCGCCTCGCCGGGATCACGCCCGGCCGCGAAGGCCGCGCCCACGGCGCGGACCAGGGCGTCCGCGTCCCGCAGGCCCAGATTGAGCCCCTGCGCGCCGATGGGCGGCATCACATGGGCCGCCTCTGCCATGAGTGCCACCCGCTCGCCCACCAGGCTGCGCGCCGTTTCCGCCGAGAGCGGGAAGGCGCCGCGGCCCGGCTGGAGGGTGAAGGCGCCGAGGATGGAATGGGCGCGCCGCTCCAGCTCGCGGGCGAGCGCGGTGTCGTCGAGGCCGAGCAGCGTCACCGCCTCCCGCTCGCTCACCACGCACACGATGGAGGAGCGAAGCCCCGGCAGGGGCACCAGCGTGAAGGGGCCGGTCTCGGTGTGGAATTCGGTGGAGATGTCCTCGTGCGGGCGGGCGTGGGCGACGGTAAAGGTCAGCGCCACCTGGGGATAGGCTTGCGACTTCAGCCCGATGCCCAGCGCCTGCCGGACCCGGGACTGGCGCCCGTCTGCGGCGATGACGAGGCGGGCGGTGAGGGTGCTGCCATCATCGAGAAACACCCGCGCCGCTTCGCCGGCCACGCTCACGTCCGTGAGCGAGGCGCGGGCGATGTGGAGATTGGGGGTGGCCAGCGCCGCCGTGGTCAATTCGCCCCGCAGCGCCTCGTTCTCGATATTGTAGCCAAACGCCTCCAGCCCGATCTCGGCGGCTCGGAAGGTGACTTCCGGCGCACGCATGAGGCGGCGGGTGGCATCCACGATGCGCAGGTCCCGCAATGGCGCGGTGTGGGGCGCCAGGCGCTCCCACAGGCCGTAGGCGGTGAGGATCTGGACCGAGCCTTCCATCAGGGCCGTGGTGCGCTGGTCGACGCCGCGCTCCGGTCCCGTCACCAGCGCCGTGGGGACGCCCGCGCGGGCGAGCCCAATGGCGGCCGCAAGACCCGCCGGCCCGCCGCCCACCACGATCACCTCGTGATTCAGGGGCAAAGCGCGCGCCAAATCGGGGCTCGACGGATCCGTGTTCAACGGATCGGCGTTCAATTGGTCGGGGTTCAGTTGGTGGGGCATGGCAACCTCCGCACGCTGCGCGTCCCTGCGCCGGGACGAAGGCCAGCCCAACCCTGCGCAGGCGGCCGGCTCATGGTGGAACGCGCGATCCCGGCATCCGGATCGCGCCGGGGATCGATATTCAGGTGGCGGCAGTTTAGCGGCAAGGGCGCCCGGCGTCGCGCGGTGCGTCGTCCCATCCCCCGCCAAGTCCCCTCAAGAGCCTCGGCAGGCGGCATGCTTTGGCGGTAGGGTGCGCCGGCACGCCGGGACCGCCTGAACGGGAGACGCGAATGTTGGCCTGGATCTCATCCCCCGAAGCCTGGGCGGCGCTGGTCACGCTGGTGGCCATGGAGATCGTGCTCGGCATCGACAATGTGATCTTCATCTCGCTCCTGGTGCAGCGCCTGCCGGCCCATCAGGCGCTCCGGGCGCGGCAGATCGGGCTCGGCCTTGCGCTGTTCATGCGCATCGCGCTCCTCTTCACCTTGTCCTGGCTCATCGGGCTGCAGCAGACCCTGTTCACGGTGATGGGCCATGACGTCTCCTGGCGGGACATCATCCTCATTGCCGGCGGCGCCTTCCTGGTGGCCAAGGCGACCACCGAGATGCATGGCGAGATGGAGGGGGAGGAGCCCGGCGGCGTCGCGCCCGCCAGTTCCGCCTTCCTCATGATGGTGGCGCAGATCGCGCTGCTCGACCTCGTTTTCTCCATCGATTCCATCCTCACCGCCATCGGCATGGCCGAGCATCTGGAGATCATGGTGCTGGCGGTCGTGATCGCGGTGGCTGTGATGTTCGTGGCCTCCGGCCCGCTGAGCGCCTTCATCGGATCCCACCCCACCACCAAGATGCTGGCGCTGGCCTTCCTGGTGCTGATCGGCACCACGCTGGTGGCGGATGGCCTGGGCTTCCACATCCCCAAGGGCTACATCTATGCCGCTATGGCCTTCGCGGTGCTGGTGGAGGCCATGAACATCATGGCCGCCGGACGCCGGCGCCGACGGCTGGCGGACACGCACGGGACCGG
This genomic interval from Aquabacter sp. L1I39 contains the following:
- a CDS encoding superoxide dismutase; the protein is MSFTLPELPYSYDALAPYMSRETLEYHHDKHHLAYVNNGNNLLKGTEFEGKSLEEIVKGSYGKNAGLFNNAGQHYNHLHFWNWMKPNGGGAIPGELEKKIIEDIGSVEKFKEEFVAAGVGQFGSGWAWLTLKDGKLSVTKTPNGENPLVHGGVPLLGVDVWEHSYYIDYRNRRPDYVKAFVDHLVNWDYVAELYSKAG
- a CDS encoding glycosyltransferase family 39 protein, with amino-acid sequence MRILLSDRLPRAFADRLALLLIVAVSLIGLWTYHDYGLGWDDFTHSQYGDLLLRYFASGLTSQRVFSFVNLYYYGGSFDLVAAWLGKHLPIDIFDLRRLLGGMVGILGMVIVWRTGRRLGGPVCGLMALCLLAICPLYYGHMFMNAKDAPFAVAVAALVYSLVRALDEFPRPTWRTVAIFAVALGFTIGTRVLGAISVVYLTAALALLLLVEWRRLGLKAAAGRMATFIGLLALGLPMAYLIMGLAWPWSVIEPLNPIHALTYYSHFWEVPWRELYEGRPVLVPDMPRTYVPTLFAVQMPEFFLALAVAGMGGALVASLFGKASPNRRAQLMLVLTAALFPILLTVVTRPVMYNGIRHFVFVTPALALLGGLAGNWAWSWAVRHGETARAAFAGIFALGILLPANEFAQLHPLQYTYYNHIVGGVRGAEPMFMLDYWGLAFKQATAELDEYVEEHRRSLPQGRKFRVAVCGPHRAAAAELGPRYETTYDTHNADFALMLDEFYCAKVQAPVIVKVERDGVVFARVYDVRGRSFPSVFASGQ
- a CDS encoding zinc transporter ZntB — protein: MAEGLLEAWLFDGKGGGRIVASGEVLEEPLPQNGFLWLHFRALPRRRQDWLRERSRIDPLIIDSMLDDESRPHCAMHADGAYLVLRAVNLHRNALPEELQGVHFWVEERRIVTLQHEPVSAIADFIDALRRGRCPRTQGEMVADLAMRLVERLDSVVAALMDQADELEDEVAGGQASDIMPRQAILRRVSIKLRRHIAPQREALTHFSLEDDPWIGPKDRNRLRDAADRVTRFTEELDSIRERASLIRDQLVDRRAEQMNQSMLVLAVVTVVFAPLTFVSGLFGMNVGGIPGEENPESFWIISFLLIAFALGLAWVFRRMKLF
- a CDS encoding TerC family protein, whose protein sequence is MLAWISSPEAWAALVTLVAMEIVLGIDNVIFISLLVQRLPAHQALRARQIGLGLALFMRIALLFTLSWLIGLQQTLFTVMGHDVSWRDIILIAGGAFLVAKATTEMHGEMEGEEPGGVAPASSAFLMMVAQIALLDLVFSIDSILTAIGMAEHLEIMVLAVVIAVAVMFVASGPLSAFIGSHPTTKMLALAFLVLIGTTLVADGLGFHIPKGYIYAAMAFAVLVEAMNIMAAGRRRRRLADTHGTGAARHKP
- a CDS encoding UbiH/UbiF family hydroxylase, producing the protein MPHQLNPDQLNADPLNTDPSSPDLARALPLNHEVIVVGGGPAGLAAAIGLARAGVPTALVTGPERGVDQRTTALMEGSVQILTAYGLWERLAPHTAPLRDLRIVDATRRLMRAPEVTFRAAEIGLEAFGYNIENEALRGELTTAALATPNLHIARASLTDVSVAGEAARVFLDDGSTLTARLVIAADGRQSRVRQALGIGLKSQAYPQVALTFTVAHARPHEDISTEFHTETGPFTLVPLPGLRSSIVCVVSEREAVTLLGLDDTALARELERRAHSILGAFTLQPGRGAFPLSAETARSLVGERVALMAEAAHVMPPIGAQGLNLGLRDADALVRAVGAAFAAGRDPGEADLLAGYERERRLDIEGRMRAVDLLNRSLLSDLVPVQGLRGLGLYLLDRVGPLRRRLMRLGVGSQAA